From the genome of Mycetocola spongiae, one region includes:
- the prfA gene encoding peptide chain release factor 1 produces the protein MFESVQTLIEEHADLQVQLSDPAVHADPARSKKLNRRYAELSKILAAHGRWLESVEDLEAARELAREDDAFAEEIPALEENLAENQEKLRRLLIPRDPDDARDVIMEIKGGEGGAESALFAADLLRMYMHYAESKGWKTELLERNESDLGGYKDVQVAIKSNATDPSQGVWAHLKYEGGVHRVQRVPATESQGRIHTSTTGVLVFPEVDAPEEVAISQNDLKIDVYRSSGPGGQSVNTTDSAVRITHLPTGITVAMQNEKSQLQNREAGMRVLRARILAHQQEQIDAAASDARKSQIRTMDRSERIRTYNFPENRIADHRTGYKAYNLDAVMNGALDPIIDSAITADEEARLAVIGDTDK, from the coding sequence ATGTTTGAATCAGTGCAAACACTGATCGAGGAACACGCCGATCTGCAGGTTCAACTGTCCGATCCGGCCGTGCACGCTGACCCCGCACGTTCCAAGAAGCTCAACCGCCGCTATGCCGAGCTGAGCAAGATCCTCGCCGCCCACGGCCGCTGGCTGGAGTCCGTAGAGGACCTCGAGGCCGCCCGCGAGCTCGCCCGCGAGGACGACGCCTTTGCCGAGGAAATCCCGGCACTCGAGGAAAACCTCGCCGAGAACCAGGAGAAGCTGCGCCGCCTGCTGATCCCGCGCGACCCGGACGATGCCCGCGACGTGATCATGGAGATCAAGGGCGGAGAGGGCGGGGCCGAGTCGGCCCTGTTCGCCGCCGATCTGCTGCGCATGTATATGCACTATGCGGAGTCCAAGGGCTGGAAGACCGAGCTGCTGGAGCGCAACGAGAGCGACCTGGGCGGATATAAGGACGTGCAGGTGGCGATTAAGTCCAATGCCACCGATCCCTCGCAGGGCGTCTGGGCGCACCTCAAATATGAGGGTGGTGTGCACCGCGTGCAGCGCGTTCCGGCCACCGAATCTCAGGGACGCATCCACACGTCCACCACCGGTGTGCTGGTCTTCCCCGAGGTGGACGCCCCGGAGGAGGTGGCGATCAGCCAGAACGATCTGAAGATCGACGTCTATCGCTCCTCGGGCCCCGGCGGCCAGTCGGTGAATACCACCGACTCCGCCGTGCGCATCACCCACCTGCCCACCGGTATCACCGTGGCGATGCAGAACGAGAAATCGCAGCTGCAAAACCGCGAGGCCGGTATGCGCGTGCTGCGCGCGCGTATCCTCGCGCACCAGCAGGAGCAGATCGACGCCGCGGCCTCGGATGCCCGCAAGAGCCAGATCCGCACGATGGACCGCTCCGAGCGCATTCGCACGTATAACTTCCCGGAGAACCGCATCGCGGATCACCGCACCGGTTATAAGGCCTATAACCTCGACGCCGTGATGAACGGCGCGCTGGACCCGATCATCGATTCGGCGATCACCGCCGATGAGGAGGCGCGTCTCGCCGTGATCGGCGATACCGATAAATAG
- the rho gene encoding transcription termination factor Rho, with translation MCPPASSSPLWGREPFLGKEPYVNNVTTYETADEALPSLKVAELQALATQLGVVGSSKMRKSALVDAITVARAAAGTGEAAASEAPAAEAAAETSPEEAPAATEPARKRGSRRASTATVTEEATPAAEDAEPTAPVSARGHVNHDGAPLIPDAPEAAAEETEAGEERENPRGNRRGNRRGRGNRNQNDDVTAESGAEAEAEQAADSEQSETEQSGAEPRQNGRNRGRGRTRNGVERESTEGSDSENGRGNRDQKSGAENRGNDRNANNDRGGNDRNNGNDRNANNDRGGNDRNDRNDRNNGPDRQNGSDLDDAGRGRGRYRDRKRRGPNEDGEIELSEDDVLLPVAGILDVLDNYAFVRTSGYLPGTNDVYVSLGQVKKYNLRKGDAVVGAIRQPREGEHNTRQKYNAIVKVDSINGLSVEDAANRVDFGELTPLYPQERLRMETEQTKLTQRIIDLVAPIGKGQRGLIVAPPKAGKTIVLQQIANAIATNNPETHLMVVLVDERPEEVTDMQRTVNGEVIASTFDRPAEDHITVAELAIERAKRLVEMGTDVVVLLDSITRLGRAYNLAAPTSGRVLSGGVDAAALYPPKRFFGAARNIENGGSLTILATALVETGSKADEVIFEEFKGTGNSELRLSRQLADKRIFPAVDINASSTRREEMLLGADEVKVTWKLRRALAGLDQQQALEVVLGKLKETSSNVEFLIQMQKSMPAPAEGNGREHR, from the coding sequence ATGTGCCCTCCGGCATCATCTTCCCCTCTGTGGGGGAGAGAGCCTTTCCTGGGGAAGGAACCCTACGTGAATAACGTCACTACTTATGAAACCGCCGATGAGGCACTGCCCTCGCTGAAGGTCGCCGAGCTTCAGGCCCTGGCCACCCAGCTGGGTGTTGTCGGCTCCTCCAAGATGCGTAAGAGCGCCCTCGTGGATGCCATCACCGTTGCCCGCGCCGCTGCGGGTACCGGCGAGGCCGCCGCGAGCGAGGCTCCCGCAGCGGAGGCCGCCGCCGAGACGAGCCCGGAGGAGGCACCCGCCGCCACCGAGCCCGCCCGCAAGCGCGGCTCGCGCCGCGCGAGCACCGCCACGGTGACCGAGGAGGCCACGCCGGCCGCCGAAGACGCCGAGCCCACCGCGCCGGTATCGGCCCGCGGCCACGTCAACCACGACGGTGCCCCGCTGATCCCGGACGCCCCCGAGGCCGCCGCCGAGGAGACCGAGGCCGGCGAGGAGCGCGAGAACCCGCGCGGAAACCGCCGCGGTAACCGTCGCGGACGCGGCAACCGCAACCAGAACGACGACGTCACCGCCGAGTCCGGCGCCGAGGCCGAGGCCGAGCAGGCAGCCGATTCCGAGCAGTCCGAGACCGAACAGTCCGGCGCCGAGCCCCGCCAGAACGGCCGCAACCGCGGCCGCGGCCGCACCCGCAACGGTGTGGAGCGCGAGAGCACCGAGGGCTCCGATTCGGAGAACGGCCGCGGCAACCGCGATCAGAAGTCCGGCGCCGAGAACCGCGGCAACGACCGCAACGCCAATAACGACCGTGGCGGTAACGACCGCAATAACGGCAACGACCGCAACGCCAATAACGACCGTGGCGGCAACGACCGCAACGACCGCAACGACCGCAATAACGGTCCCGACCGCCAGAACGGCTCCGATCTGGACGACGCCGGCCGCGGCCGCGGACGCTACCGCGACCGCAAGCGCCGCGGACCCAATGAGGACGGCGAGATCGAGCTGTCCGAGGACGACGTGCTGCTGCCCGTGGCCGGTATCCTCGACGTCCTGGACAACTACGCATTTGTGCGCACCTCCGGCTACCTGCCCGGAACCAACGACGTCTACGTCTCGCTCGGCCAGGTCAAGAAGTACAACCTGCGCAAGGGAGACGCCGTGGTGGGCGCCATTCGCCAGCCGCGCGAGGGCGAGCACAATACCCGCCAGAAGTACAACGCCATCGTGAAGGTGGACTCGATCAACGGCCTGTCCGTCGAGGACGCCGCCAACCGCGTGGACTTCGGCGAGCTCACCCCGCTCTACCCGCAGGAGCGCCTGCGCATGGAGACCGAGCAGACCAAGCTCACCCAGCGCATCATCGACCTGGTGGCCCCGATCGGTAAGGGCCAGCGCGGCCTGATCGTCGCCCCGCCCAAGGCCGGTAAGACCATCGTCCTGCAGCAGATCGCCAATGCCATCGCGACGAATAACCCCGAGACCCACCTGATGGTGGTCCTCGTGGATGAGCGTCCCGAGGAGGTCACCGATATGCAGCGCACGGTCAACGGCGAGGTCATCGCCTCCACGTTTGACCGCCCCGCCGAGGACCACATCACGGTGGCCGAGCTGGCCATCGAGCGCGCCAAGCGCCTCGTCGAGATGGGCACCGATGTGGTGGTTCTCCTCGACTCGATCACCCGCCTCGGTCGCGCCTATAACCTGGCCGCTCCCACCTCGGGCCGCGTGCTCTCCGGAGGCGTGGACGCCGCCGCCCTGTATCCGCCCAAGCGCTTCTTTGGTGCCGCCCGCAATATCGAAAACGGCGGCTCGCTCACGATCCTCGCGACCGCCCTGGTCGAGACCGGGTCCAAGGCCGATGAGGTCATCTTTGAGGAGTTCAAGGGCACCGGTAACTCCGAGCTGCGCCTGAGCCGTCAGCTGGCCGATAAGCGTATCTTCCCGGCCGTGGACATCAACGCCTCCTCCACGCGTCGCGAGGAGATGCTGCTGGGTGCCGATGAGGTAAAGGTCACCTGGAAGCTGCGTCGCGCCCTCGCCGGCCTTGACCAGCAGCAGGCCCTCGAGGTGGTCCTGGGCAAGCTTAAGGAGACCTCGAGCAACGTCGAGTTCCTGATCCAGATGCAGAAGTCGATGCCGGCGCCCGCCGAGGGCAACGGTCGCGAGCACCGCTAG
- the thrB gene encoding homoserine kinase gives MIENAGTPVGRGVRVRVPATSANLGPGFDTLGLALSVYDEITVTVREEPGALVEIHGVGEGTVPTDETNLVVTSMAYAFAAFGREVPGVHIVAHNTIPHGRGMGSSGAAVVAGIMAAKGLLAGAVEISDEALLHLATEIEGHPDNVAPALFGGLTIAWESETGPRHKKLAVHRGVSPLVLVPEHTLSTKVARGLQPENVPHIDAVFNVSRSALLIAALTQSPELLWDGTADRLHQDYRAEAMPATHALVTALREEGLPAVVSGAGPSVLVLADGTGERARAAALAAATPGAPWRELMLAVDVRGASVDAL, from the coding sequence ATGATCGAGAACGCCGGGACCCCCGTGGGTCGCGGCGTTCGCGTTCGTGTGCCCGCGACCAGCGCCAACCTCGGCCCGGGCTTTGATACGCTGGGCCTCGCGCTGAGCGTCTATGACGAGATCACGGTCACGGTCCGCGAGGAGCCCGGTGCGCTGGTGGAGATCCACGGCGTGGGCGAGGGCACCGTACCCACCGATGAGACCAACCTCGTGGTGACGTCGATGGCCTATGCCTTTGCCGCATTTGGCCGCGAGGTCCCGGGCGTGCATATCGTGGCGCATAATACGATCCCGCACGGCCGCGGAATGGGCTCCTCGGGGGCCGCCGTGGTGGCCGGAATCATGGCCGCGAAGGGCCTGCTGGCGGGGGCCGTGGAGATCTCCGATGAGGCGCTCCTGCACCTCGCCACCGAGATCGAGGGGCACCCGGATAACGTGGCTCCCGCCCTCTTTGGTGGCCTCACGATCGCGTGGGAATCCGAGACCGGTCCGCGCCATAAGAAGCTTGCGGTGCATCGCGGCGTCTCGCCGCTGGTTTTGGTGCCCGAGCACACGCTGTCCACCAAGGTCGCGCGCGGACTCCAGCCCGAGAACGTGCCGCATATTGACGCCGTCTTTAACGTCTCGCGTTCGGCCCTGCTGATCGCCGCCCTGACCCAGAGCCCCGAGCTGCTGTGGGACGGCACCGCCGATCGCCTGCACCAGGACTACCGGGCCGAGGCGATGCCCGCGACCCACGCGCTGGTCACCGCGCTGCGCGAGGAGGGCCTGCCCGCCGTGGTATCGGGGGCCGGCCCCTCCGTGCTGGTGCTGGCCGATGGCACGGGCGAGCGCGCCCGGGCCGCCGCACTGGCCGCCGCGACGCCCGGCGCACCCTGGCGCGAGCTGATGCTCGCGGTGGATGTGCGCGGGGCGAGCGTAGACGCGCTCTAA
- the thrC gene encoding threonine synthase, translating to MANLWRGVLHEYADRLDVTEKTPIITLGEGGTPLIEAPALSKRTGARVWVKFEGMNPTGSFKDRGMTMAISKAVEAGAKAVICASTGNTSASAAAYAAHAGITAAVLVPEGKIAMGKLSQAVVHDGSLIQIQGNFDDCLDIARELAEHYPVHLVNSVNNDRIEGQKTAAFEIVDVLGDAPDFHYIPVGNAGNYTAYTRGYTEALGHGDSTTLPRMFGFSAAGSAPIVTGQVVKNPETIASAIRIGNPASWELALAAREATNGYFGAIEDAKILEAQKILAAEVGIFVEPASAISVAGLLERADAGQVPAGSRIVLTVTGHGLKDPQWALRAADGSDITPTVVKAETTEVASVLGLAKAGA from the coding sequence ATGGCTAATCTTTGGCGCGGAGTCCTGCACGAATATGCAGACCGTCTTGATGTAACCGAAAAAACCCCCATCATCACCCTGGGTGAGGGTGGCACGCCGCTGATCGAGGCCCCCGCGCTGTCCAAGCGCACGGGCGCCCGGGTCTGGGTGAAATTTGAGGGCATGAACCCCACCGGTTCCTTTAAGGACCGCGGCATGACGATGGCCATCTCCAAGGCCGTGGAGGCCGGGGCCAAGGCCGTTATCTGTGCCTCGACCGGGAATACCTCCGCCTCCGCCGCGGCCTATGCCGCACACGCCGGAATCACCGCCGCGGTGCTGGTGCCCGAGGGCAAGATCGCGATGGGTAAGCTCAGCCAGGCGGTTGTGCACGATGGTTCGCTGATCCAGATCCAGGGAAACTTCGACGACTGCCTCGATATCGCGCGCGAGCTCGCCGAGCACTATCCCGTGCACCTGGTCAACTCGGTTAATAACGACCGCATCGAGGGCCAGAAGACCGCCGCATTTGAGATCGTGGACGTCCTCGGAGACGCCCCCGATTTCCACTATATCCCGGTGGGTAACGCCGGAAACTACACCGCCTATACCCGCGGCTATACCGAGGCCCTGGGCCACGGTGACTCCACCACCCTGCCGCGCATGTTTGGCTTCAGCGCCGCCGGCTCCGCCCCGATCGTCACCGGCCAGGTGGTGAAGAACCCCGAGACGATCGCCTCGGCGATCCGCATCGGTAACCCCGCGTCCTGGGAGCTGGCCCTGGCCGCCCGCGAGGCGACCAACGGTTATTTTGGGGCCATCGAGGACGCCAAGATCCTCGAGGCGCAGAAGATCCTCGCCGCCGAGGTGGGCATCTTTGTGGAGCCCGCATCGGCCATCTCGGTCGCCGGCCTGCTGGAGCGCGCCGATGCCGGCCAGGTTCCCGCCGGATCGCGCATCGTGCTGACCGTGACCGGTCACGGCCTGAAGGACCCGCAGTGGGCCCTGCGCGCCGCGGATGGTTCCGATATCACCCCCACCGTGGTTAAGGCCGAGACCACCGAGGTTGCCTCGGTGCTGGGCCTCGCGAAGGCTGGCGCGTGA
- a CDS encoding homoserine dehydrogenase, whose product MSELRTLRVALLGAGSVGSQVARLLIEDAAELSARAGISIDLVGVAVRSLDAARDFDIPAALLTTDAHELVRRADVVIELIGGIEPARTLILEAIASGADVVTGNKALIAAHGAELFAAAARVGALISYEAAVAGAIPIIRPLRESLAGDRIERILAIVNGSTNFILDRMDRFGDTMEQAQKTAFELGFLEADPTLDVGGYDAAQKAAILARLAFHGEVPADSVYREGIEDITAEQIAAAAKAGCTIKLLAITERVSGAAGEGISTRVYPALIPREHPLASVHGGNNAVFVEAAAAGPLMFYGAGAGGVQTASAVLGDLVSAARRHVDGGPGQAVNAAAALPLLPFGEISTKYQISLTVIDRPGVLARIAGILAEGGVSVETVEQSVPEEGENGEAVAVLVIGTHTSREAAVQDTVASLRSSDAVKSVVSVLRFEGA is encoded by the coding sequence GTGAGTGAACTTCGTACCCTGCGCGTCGCCCTGCTGGGCGCCGGCTCGGTCGGCAGCCAGGTAGCCCGCCTGCTGATCGAGGACGCCGCGGAGCTGAGCGCGCGCGCCGGAATCAGCATCGACCTCGTGGGTGTGGCCGTGCGTAGCCTCGATGCCGCGCGCGATTTTGATATTCCCGCGGCGCTGCTGACCACCGACGCCCATGAGCTGGTGCGCCGCGCCGATGTGGTCATCGAGCTGATCGGCGGCATCGAGCCCGCCCGCACGCTGATCCTGGAGGCCATCGCCTCGGGTGCCGATGTGGTCACGGGCAATAAGGCCCTGATCGCCGCGCATGGCGCGGAGCTTTTTGCCGCCGCCGCCCGCGTGGGCGCGCTGATCTCCTATGAGGCCGCCGTGGCCGGGGCCATCCCGATCATCCGCCCGCTGCGCGAGAGCCTCGCGGGGGACCGCATCGAGCGCATCCTCGCGATCGTGAACGGCTCCACCAATTTCATCCTCGACCGCATGGATCGCTTCGGCGACACCATGGAGCAGGCCCAGAAGACCGCGTTTGAGCTGGGCTTCCTCGAGGCCGATCCCACGCTGGATGTGGGCGGCTACGATGCCGCGCAGAAGGCCGCGATCCTCGCGCGCCTCGCCTTCCACGGCGAGGTTCCCGCGGACTCGGTCTACCGCGAGGGCATCGAGGATATCACCGCCGAGCAGATTGCGGCGGCCGCGAAGGCGGGCTGCACCATTAAGCTGCTTGCCATCACCGAGCGCGTCTCGGGCGCCGCCGGTGAGGGCATCTCCACCCGCGTATATCCCGCACTGATCCCGCGCGAGCACCCCCTTGCCTCGGTCCACGGCGGAAATAACGCTGTATTTGTGGAGGCCGCCGCGGCGGGCCCCCTGATGTTCTACGGCGCGGGTGCAGGCGGCGTGCAAACCGCCTCCGCCGTGCTCGGCGATCTTGTCTCGGCCGCGCGCCGGCACGTGGACGGTGGTCCCGGCCAGGCCGTGAACGCCGCGGCCGCGCTGCCGCTGCTGCCGTTTGGCGAGATCAGCACCAAATACCAGATCAGCCTCACGGTGATCGACCGGCCCGGTGTGCTCGCGCGCATCGCCGGGATCCTCGCCGAGGGTGGCGTCTCGGTGGAGACCGTTGAGCAGTCGGTCCCCGAGGAGGGCGAAAACGGCGAGGCCGTGGCCGTCCTGGTGATCGGTACCCATACCTCCCGGGAGGCCGCGGTGCAGGACACCGTCGCGTCTCTGCGGTCAAGTGACGCGGTGAAATCCGTGGTCAGCGTTCTACGATTTGAAGGAGCATAA
- the lysA gene encoding diaminopimelate decarboxylase: MSVPEDANDLAPGLWPRNAARDAEGRLTLAGIAVDELAERFGSPLYAVDEEDFRGRARETHAAFHGEAARIGTTAKVYYAGKSFLSAEIARWVSEAGLYIDVCSGGELAVTLAAGIPADHIGLHGNNKSLAEIDRAVAAGIGTIVLDSLQEIDRVADAAARHGRIQNVRLRVNSGVHAETHDFLATAHEDQKFGITRANAPEAVALIRARNELNFLGLHCHIGSQIFGAAGFGESAKRLLELHRDLLEGGPVPELNLGGGFGIAYTRVDDPTPIGALAAEIADAVASECARLGIPVPVLAFEPGRTISGPGTLSLYEVGTTKDVEVSLPEGGTAIRRYLSVDGGMSDNARPALYGAQYSARLSNRVSDAEPALSRVAGKHCESGDIVVYNEFLPADAAPGDRLAVPAAGAYCWSLASNYNYLGRPAVVAVKNGQARVIVRGETEQDLLARDAGLDTSL; the protein is encoded by the coding sequence ATGAGTGTTCCCGAAGACGCAAACGATCTCGCCCCCGGGCTCTGGCCCCGCAACGCCGCGCGCGATGCCGAGGGTCGGCTGACCCTCGCCGGGATTGCCGTGGACGAGCTCGCCGAGCGTTTTGGCAGCCCGCTCTACGCCGTGGACGAGGAAGATTTCCGCGGCCGCGCCCGCGAGACCCACGCCGCGTTCCACGGCGAGGCAGCCCGCATCGGCACCACCGCCAAGGTGTATTACGCCGGTAAGTCCTTCCTCAGCGCCGAGATCGCGCGCTGGGTGAGCGAGGCCGGCCTCTATATCGACGTGTGCAGCGGCGGCGAACTTGCCGTGACGCTGGCCGCGGGAATCCCCGCGGACCACATCGGTTTGCACGGCAATAATAAGTCGCTGGCCGAGATCGACCGCGCCGTGGCCGCCGGAATCGGCACGATTGTGCTGGATAGCCTGCAGGAGATTGATCGCGTGGCCGATGCCGCCGCGCGTCACGGCCGCATCCAGAACGTGCGCCTGCGCGTGAACTCGGGCGTGCACGCCGAGACCCACGACTTCCTCGCCACCGCCCATGAGGACCAAAAATTTGGCATCACCCGCGCCAACGCTCCGGAGGCCGTGGCCCTGATCCGCGCGCGCAACGAGCTGAACTTCCTCGGCCTGCACTGCCATATCGGTTCGCAGATCTTTGGCGCCGCGGGCTTTGGCGAATCGGCCAAGCGCCTGCTGGAGCTGCACCGCGACCTGCTGGAGGGCGGCCCGGTTCCCGAGCTGAACCTCGGCGGTGGCTTCGGAATCGCCTATACCCGCGTGGATGACCCCACGCCGATCGGCGCGCTCGCCGCCGAAATTGCCGATGCGGTGGCCTCGGAATGTGCACGTTTGGGCATTCCCGTGCCCGTTCTGGCGTTTGAGCCGGGGCGCACCATCTCCGGACCCGGTACGCTGAGTCTGTACGAGGTTGGGACCACCAAGGATGTGGAGGTGTCCCTGCCCGAGGGCGGCACCGCGATCCGGCGCTACCTCTCCGTGGACGGCGGCATGAGCGACAACGCCCGGCCCGCACTCTACGGCGCACAGTATTCGGCCCGCCTGAGCAACCGCGTCTCGGACGCCGAGCCCGCGCTCTCCCGCGTGGCCGGGAAGCACTGTGAGTCCGGCGATATCGTCGTCTATAACGAGTTTCTGCCCGCGGATGCGGCCCCGGGCGATCGCCTGGCCGTACCCGCCGCCGGAGCGTATTGCTGGTCGCTGGCCAGCAACTATAACTACCTCGGTCGTCCCGCCGTGGTGGCCGTGAAAAACGGCCAGGCCCGCGTGATCGTGCGCGGCGAGACCGAGCAAGACCTACTGGCACGAGATGCCGGATTGGACACATCCCTGTGA
- a CDS encoding cation:dicarboxylate symporter family transporter: MAVRTAPRKTRKRLDKSHYLYIAVIIAVIAGATIGLVFPEFAVTLKPLGDAFIAMIKMMIAPVIFCTIALGVGSIAKAATVGKVGGLALAYFMVMSIFALIIGLVVGNLIHPGEGLNLTLTHYEAPAEQSGGTTNFLLGIIPTSLLSSLTAGNILQTLFVALLVGFALQKLGPAGKNVLNAISDVQVLVFRLLIMIMWLAPIGAFGAISAVVGATGVKAILGMATLMIAFYITCALFIVVILGGLLYLVTRVNIFSLMKYLGREYLLIFSTSSSEAALPRLIAKMEHLGVSKPVVGVTVPTGYSFNLDGTAIYLTMASLFVASAMGTPLALGEQVSLLIFMIIASKGAAGVTGAGLATLAGGLQSHRPDLVDGVGLIVGIDRFMSEARALTNFTGNAVATVLIGTWTREIDRERVGEVLAGKIRFDETTMLAGHGHGPQAEDDAPAAAAPADMARIAPTPQTTERTPETASAR, from the coding sequence ATGGCCGTGCGTACCGCGCCGCGTAAAACACGCAAGCGACTGGATAAGTCGCATTATCTGTATATCGCCGTGATCATTGCGGTGATCGCGGGGGCCACGATCGGCCTGGTTTTCCCCGAGTTTGCCGTGACGCTGAAACCCCTCGGGGATGCGTTTATCGCGATGATTAAGATGATGATCGCCCCGGTGATTTTCTGTACGATCGCTCTGGGTGTGGGCTCAATCGCGAAGGCCGCCACGGTGGGCAAGGTGGGCGGGCTGGCGCTGGCCTATTTCATGGTGATGAGCATTTTTGCGCTGATCATCGGCCTGGTGGTGGGTAACCTGATCCACCCGGGTGAGGGCCTGAACCTCACGCTGACCCACTATGAGGCACCCGCCGAGCAATCGGGCGGCACCACCAATTTCCTGCTGGGCATCATCCCCACCTCGCTGCTGTCCTCGCTCACCGCGGGCAATATCCTGCAAACCCTGTTTGTGGCACTGCTGGTGGGTTTTGCGCTGCAAAAGCTCGGCCCGGCCGGTAAAAACGTGCTCAACGCGATCTCCGATGTGCAGGTCCTGGTGTTCCGCCTGCTGATCATGATCATGTGGCTCGCCCCGATCGGTGCGTTTGGCGCAATCTCCGCGGTGGTGGGGGCCACCGGTGTGAAGGCGATCCTCGGCATGGCCACCCTGATGATCGCGTTTTATATCACCTGCGCGCTGTTTATCGTGGTGATCCTCGGCGGGCTGCTCTACCTTGTGACCCGCGTGAATATCTTCTCGCTGATGAAATACCTCGGCCGCGAATACCTGCTGATCTTCTCCACGTCCTCCTCCGAGGCCGCGCTGCCGCGGCTGATCGCGAAGATGGAACACCTCGGGGTATCCAAGCCCGTGGTGGGTGTCACGGTACCCACCGGGTATTCGTTTAACCTCGACGGCACCGCGATCTATCTCACGATGGCCTCCCTGTTTGTGGCCTCGGCGATGGGCACCCCGCTCGCGCTGGGCGAGCAGGTCTCGCTGCTGATCTTTATGATCATCGCGTCCAAGGGCGCCGCCGGGGTCACCGGCGCGGGGCTGGCCACGCTCGCCGGGGGCCTGCAATCGCACCGCCCCGACCTCGTGGACGGCGTGGGCCTGATCGTGGGGATCGACCGCTTTATGTCCGAGGCCCGCGCGCTGACCAATTTCACCGGTAATGCCGTGGCCACCGTGCTGATTGGCACCTGGACCCGGGAGATCGACCGCGAGCGGGTGGGCGAGGTGCTCGCCGGGAAAATCCGCTTCGACGAGACCACGATGCTCGCCGGGCACGGCCACGGGCCGCAGGCCGAGGACGATGCCCCCGCGGCGGCCGCGCCCGCGGATATGGCGCGGATCGCACCCACACCCCAGACCACCGAGCGCACGCCCGAAACGGCGTCCGCGCGGTAA